The Blautia pseudococcoides genome segment GCTATCTGACGGTATTTTTTATCCATACTGGTAATTGTACCTCTTTTTGTTGTTCTCTGATGTAACGTTTTCAGAATTTTTACCCATGCTTCACATTCGCAGCTTGAAATGCAGGTCTTATATTCCCGTTCCCGCATCCGCTCATTCGTAACCCAGAGAATATCAATGTCATCCATCTCGTCAATCAACATCAGCGCCTCTTCTCTTGTCACAGGTCTCCTGATATTGTGGTCACCTTCCACAGGGATGTATGCTTTTTCCTTTTCATCATCCACAGACTGCATGGTATAGTATAATTTCTTCCTGTCAGCACATGAAAAATCC includes the following:
- a CDS encoding CarD family transcriptional regulator, with product MIQEGDIVVFKCRGLYEVQKVGTLDFSCADRKKLYYTMQSVDDEKEKAYIPVEGDHNIRRPVTREEALMLIDEMDDIDILWVTNERMREREYKTCISSCECEAWVKILKTLHQRTTKRGTITSMDKKYRQIAERALYSEFAYALGISQDKVDGFIKDRQNL